From Sphingopyxis sp. USTB-05, the proteins below share one genomic window:
- a CDS encoding Na+/H+ antiporter — MHAVEAFELVLGLLALVIGLHWLALKLRWPPATALLVGGGGLAFIPGLPAISLDPELALVLFLPPLLMDGAYFTALGRFRRHLPGILSLAVGAVVFTTLVVGVVVHLILPDLPWAACFALGAIVSPPDAVSARAVLKGVHLPRRLEALLEGESLLNDATGLILFRFAVAATLSGVFHTGEAIQSFAFVAIGGVVVGALVAAGWIFLAKRLQDRMLIMLITILLCWAAYIAGEAVHVSGVIATVTSGLAMGWYQHQILSADVRLRANSAWFIMVFVLEALVFILIGFSLRGAIERIGGIGAMPLSWTIVIAAVVITLTIARFVWIFGSEALLGIARKVGLERARPLGWRQATVLSWTGMRGVVTLAVPLTLPVDMPGRDLMLICAFAVIFVTVVVQGSSLGMLIRAVKPVDSDPPAKMAMPAAEAAMARARFAVVERLAYDENGTLIHPMMLEEHRKRMNFMERYEADASTAMDGLRSHFDVLLQAIAAGRAELIRIHRAGLIEDEVMHELERDLDVEELAMTLQRGEPT; from the coding sequence ATGCACGCCGTCGAAGCCTTCGAACTCGTCCTCGGGCTGCTCGCACTTGTCATCGGGCTGCACTGGCTTGCGCTGAAATTGCGTTGGCCGCCCGCGACCGCGCTGCTCGTCGGCGGCGGCGGCCTGGCCTTCATTCCCGGCCTGCCTGCGATCTCGCTCGATCCTGAGCTGGCGCTCGTGCTGTTCCTCCCGCCCCTGTTGATGGACGGCGCCTATTTTACCGCGCTCGGCCGCTTTCGTCGCCACCTTCCCGGCATCCTGTCACTCGCCGTCGGGGCGGTGGTGTTCACGACGCTCGTCGTCGGCGTGGTCGTGCACCTAATCCTTCCCGACCTGCCCTGGGCCGCCTGTTTCGCGCTCGGCGCGATTGTATCGCCCCCCGACGCGGTGTCGGCGCGCGCGGTTCTGAAAGGCGTCCACCTGCCGCGGCGACTGGAAGCCCTCCTCGAAGGCGAAAGCCTGCTCAACGACGCCACCGGCCTGATCCTCTTCCGCTTCGCCGTCGCCGCAACGCTCAGCGGGGTGTTCCACACCGGCGAGGCGATCCAGAGCTTCGCGTTCGTGGCAATCGGCGGCGTGGTCGTCGGCGCCTTGGTTGCCGCAGGCTGGATATTCCTCGCCAAGCGCCTGCAGGATCGCATGCTGATCATGCTGATCACGATCCTCCTCTGCTGGGCCGCCTATATCGCCGGCGAAGCCGTGCATGTGTCGGGCGTCATCGCGACCGTAACCTCGGGTCTCGCGATGGGGTGGTACCAACATCAGATATTGTCCGCCGACGTCCGCCTTCGCGCCAATTCGGCGTGGTTCATCATGGTGTTCGTCCTCGAAGCTCTCGTGTTCATTCTGATCGGCTTTTCGCTGCGCGGCGCGATCGAGCGGATCGGCGGGATCGGGGCGATGCCGCTGTCGTGGACCATCGTGATCGCCGCCGTCGTGATCACTCTTACCATTGCCCGCTTCGTCTGGATTTTCGGTTCGGAAGCCCTCCTCGGAATCGCGCGCAAAGTGGGGCTGGAACGCGCGCGACCGTTGGGGTGGCGGCAGGCGACGGTTCTGAGTTGGACTGGGATGCGCGGCGTCGTTACGCTGGCGGTTCCGCTGACCCTGCCCGTCGACATGCCCGGCCGCGACCTGATGCTGATCTGCGCCTTCGCGGTGATCTTTGTGACCGTGGTCGTGCAGGGATCCAGCCTCGGCATGCTGATTCGCGCGGTGAAGCCGGTCGACTCCGACCCGCCCGCAAAAATGGCGATGCCCGCCGCTGAAGCCGCGATGGCGCGCGCGCGGTTCGCTGTCGTCGAAAGGCTCGCGTATGACGAGAATGGAACGCTGATCCATCCGATGATGCTCGAAGAACATCGCAAGCGGATGAATTTTATGGAGCGTTACGAGGCAGATGCCAGCACCGCGATGGACGGGCTACGGTCGCATTTCGACGTCCTGCTCCAGGCGATCGCGGCGGGGCGCGCCGAACTGATCCGAATCCATCGCGCCGGATTGATCGAAGACGAGGTCATGCACGAACTCGAACGCGACCTCGACGTCGAGGAACTGGCGATGACGCTGCAGCGCGGCGAGCCAACCTAG
- a CDS encoding SDR family NAD(P)-dependent oxidoreductase yields the protein MMAEQPKFDLTGRVALVTGASSGLGAGFAKALAASGAKVVLAARRADKLAEQVAAIEAAGGQAIAVSMDVTDEASTIAAYDAAEAAFGPVDTIVANAGVATEKMAMSLTVDDVDFLLAANVRGVFLTANEGAKRLDKAGSREKQHGRIVLIGSITAEKIFPATSVYGATKAAVRHLGKALAREWARRGISVNVIQPGYFESEMTAELFESETGAAMVKSFPRQRMRPPSDLHAPLLLLCSDAALGITGSVITVDDGQTL from the coding sequence ATGATGGCGGAGCAACCGAAGTTTGACCTCACCGGACGCGTGGCGCTGGTGACCGGGGCGTCCTCGGGCCTTGGCGCCGGTTTCGCCAAGGCACTGGCGGCGTCGGGCGCAAAGGTCGTGCTTGCCGCGCGCCGTGCCGACAAGCTTGCCGAGCAGGTTGCCGCGATCGAGGCGGCTGGTGGGCAGGCGATTGCCGTTAGCATGGACGTTACCGACGAGGCATCGACGATCGCTGCTTATGACGCTGCCGAAGCGGCGTTCGGACCCGTCGACACGATCGTCGCCAACGCGGGCGTCGCGACCGAGAAGATGGCGATGAGCCTGACGGTGGACGACGTCGATTTCTTGCTCGCCGCGAACGTCCGCGGCGTCTTCCTGACCGCGAACGAGGGTGCAAAGCGGCTCGACAAGGCGGGAAGCCGTGAGAAACAGCATGGCCGCATCGTCCTGATCGGTTCGATTACCGCCGAGAAAATCTTTCCGGCGACCTCGGTCTATGGCGCGACCAAGGCGGCGGTGCGGCATCTGGGTAAGGCACTGGCGCGCGAATGGGCGCGGCGCGGGATCAGCGTCAATGTGATCCAGCCAGGCTATTTTGAATCCGAAATGACCGCCGAGCTCTTCGAAAGCGAGACCGGCGCGGCGATGGTGAAGAGCTTCCCGCGCCAGCGGATGCGGCCGCCGAGCGATCTTCACGCGCCGCTGCTCCTCCTCTGCTCCGATGCCGCGCTCGGCATCACGGGCAGCGTCATTACCGTCGACGACGGGCAGACGCTGTGA
- a CDS encoding enoyl-CoA hydratase/isomerase family protein, giving the protein MSELLVERRGAVEIATLNRPERLNALNEGLVDALNAYFGGLADRTDVRVVVLRGAGRGFCAGLDIQEDRSSDETPVLRTLRTQTSIGNIYRKMRACPQPIVTLGHGAACGGGLSLLLASDVRYAAPSFKANAAYIRIGLGGCDMASSYFLPRLVGASLASEMILTGRFIDADRALRAGLVSEIVEEEALLDRGLALADEMLATSPYGLRLSKQALNLNIDAPSLEAAMAIEDRQQVILSATADHREALAAFLEKRAPEYRER; this is encoded by the coding sequence GTGAGCGAGCTGCTGGTCGAACGCCGCGGCGCGGTCGAGATTGCGACACTCAACCGACCTGAACGGCTCAATGCGCTGAACGAGGGGCTGGTCGACGCGCTCAACGCCTATTTCGGGGGGCTTGCCGACCGCACCGACGTCCGCGTCGTTGTCCTGCGCGGCGCGGGGCGCGGTTTCTGCGCGGGGCTCGACATTCAGGAAGACCGGTCGTCGGACGAAACTCCGGTGCTTCGAACGCTGCGCACCCAGACCAGCATCGGCAATATCTATCGCAAGATGCGCGCGTGCCCGCAGCCGATCGTCACGCTTGGCCATGGCGCTGCCTGCGGTGGCGGGCTGTCGTTGCTGCTCGCTTCGGACGTCAGGTACGCGGCGCCGTCGTTCAAGGCGAACGCGGCCTATATCCGTATCGGCCTTGGCGGCTGCGACATGGCGTCGAGCTATTTTCTGCCGCGCCTCGTCGGCGCAAGCCTTGCGTCCGAGATGATCCTGACCGGCCGCTTCATCGACGCCGACCGCGCGCTGCGCGCGGGCCTCGTCAGCGAGATCGTCGAGGAAGAGGCGTTGCTCGATCGCGGTCTCGCGCTCGCCGACGAAATGCTGGCGACGTCGCCCTATGGCTTGCGGCTGTCGAAACAGGCGCTCAATCTCAACATCGACGCGCCGAGCCTCGAAGCGGCGATGGCTATCGAGGACCGCCAGCAGGTGATCCTTTCGGCGACCGCAGACCATCGCGAGGCGCTCGCCGCCTTCCTCGAAAAACGCGCGCCGGAATATCGCGAACGTTAA
- a CDS encoding arylsulfatase: MPGRLGGSRRAAIIAIGALTALAPAQAQPVKPVPKHPNIVILLADDWGFSDVGSFGSEIATPNIDALANAGTRFSNFHVAGSCSPTRAMLQTGVMNHRNGLGNMPETIPDEHRGKPGYDTVMNLRVVTIAQLLKAAGYRTYLTGKWHLGSDAKRLPHARGYDRAYSLADAGADNFEQRPIEGMYDTAAWTENGRPATLPKDYYSSHFVVQRMIDYIEADRKSGKPFLASINFLANHIPVQAPDSDIARYSAMYKDGWTALREARAKRAAALGIVPAGMPIVTMATTPDWQKLDAEERAAAVRVMQAYGGMATAMDREVGRLVAHLKATGDYENTIFVFLSDNGAEPTNPFSSLRNRLFLGMQYDLATANIGRRGSFAAIGPGWASAAASPLSGYKFSATEGGLRVPLIIAWPGHAGIRAGTINDGLAHVTDILPTLTELAGVPGHGGSWQGKAVEPVTGRSLVPMLQGGAGSVHGDTPLGYELSGNAALFRGDYKLVRNLAPTGDGKWRLYDLKTDPGETRDLAAAEPDRFTAMMADYRAYAKANGVLDMPAGYTADEQINAYAFEHQGKPRLIRLGLWVGGIAVLLSALVWHWRRRRRARRVDQAKPDMVGA, encoded by the coding sequence ATGCCGGGTCGCTTAGGCGGGTCCCGGCGTGCTGCCATCATCGCAATCGGCGCCCTGACCGCCTTGGCGCCCGCGCAGGCGCAACCCGTCAAACCGGTGCCGAAGCACCCAAATATCGTCATCCTGCTCGCCGACGATTGGGGCTTCTCCGACGTGGGCTCTTTCGGCTCCGAAATCGCGACGCCGAACATCGACGCGCTCGCAAATGCAGGGACGCGCTTTTCCAATTTCCACGTCGCGGGGTCCTGCTCGCCGACGCGCGCGATGCTCCAGACGGGGGTGATGAACCACCGCAACGGCCTCGGCAACATGCCCGAGACGATCCCCGACGAACATCGTGGCAAGCCGGGCTACGACACGGTCATGAACCTTCGCGTCGTGACGATCGCGCAGTTGCTCAAGGCCGCGGGCTACCGCACTTACCTCACCGGCAAATGGCATCTCGGCAGCGATGCCAAGCGGCTGCCGCATGCACGCGGCTACGACCGTGCCTATAGCCTTGCCGATGCCGGCGCCGACAATTTCGAACAACGCCCGATCGAGGGCATGTACGACACCGCCGCCTGGACCGAGAATGGCAGGCCGGCGACCCTGCCCAAGGATTATTATTCGTCGCATTTCGTCGTGCAGCGGATGATCGATTATATCGAGGCCGACCGCAAAAGCGGCAAACCCTTCCTCGCGTCGATCAACTTCCTTGCCAACCATATCCCGGTGCAGGCGCCCGACAGCGACATCGCGCGCTATTCGGCTATGTACAAAGACGGCTGGACCGCGCTCCGCGAAGCGCGGGCGAAGCGGGCCGCGGCGCTCGGCATCGTCCCCGCGGGCATGCCGATCGTGACGATGGCGACAACCCCCGACTGGCAGAAACTCGACGCCGAAGAGCGCGCCGCTGCCGTGCGCGTGATGCAGGCTTATGGCGGTATGGCGACCGCGATGGATCGTGAGGTCGGACGTCTCGTCGCTCACCTTAAAGCCACGGGCGATTACGAGAATACGATCTTCGTCTTCCTCTCGGACAATGGTGCCGAGCCGACCAATCCGTTCAGCAGCCTGCGCAACCGGCTGTTCCTCGGTATGCAATATGACCTCGCGACCGCCAATATCGGCCGGCGCGGTAGCTTTGCCGCGATCGGGCCGGGCTGGGCGAGCGCTGCAGCATCGCCCCTGTCGGGATATAAATTCAGCGCGACCGAGGGCGGCCTGCGGGTGCCGCTCATCATCGCATGGCCGGGGCACGCCGGCATTCGCGCGGGGACGATCAACGACGGTCTTGCTCATGTCACCGACATCTTGCCGACGCTGACCGAGCTTGCGGGCGTACCGGGCCATGGCGGAAGCTGGCAGGGTAAGGCGGTCGAGCCTGTCACTGGGCGCAGCCTCGTGCCGATGCTGCAGGGCGGAGCGGGCAGCGTCCATGGCGACACGCCGCTCGGCTATGAACTGTCAGGCAATGCGGCGCTGTTTCGCGGCGATTACAAGCTGGTGCGCAACCTTGCGCCGACCGGCGACGGCAAATGGCGGCTTTACGATCTCAAGACCGACCCCGGGGAAACGCGCGATCTTGCCGCCGCCGAGCCCGACCGGTTCACCGCGATGATGGCCGATTATCGCGCCTATGCGAAAGCGAATGGTGTGCTCGACATGCCCGCGGGCTACACGGCCGACGAGCAGATAAACGCCTATGCCTTCGAACATCAGGGCAAGCCGCGGTTGATCCGCCTCGGCCTGTGGGTCGGCGGGATCGCCGTGCTGCTGTCAGCCCTTGTCTGGCACTGGCGCCGCCGGCGCCGGGCGCGCCGTGTCGATCAGGCGAAACCCGATATGGTCGGTGCCTAG
- a CDS encoding formylglycine-generating enzyme family protein — translation MRKGSVLLSLVLLGALAACGGAEDAKVAEAKAPECPAMPAQDYVWIPGATFAMGADAQLPEEGPARDVTVAGFWIATHEVTNAEFAEFVKATGYKTLAEQDPPKLPGAPPEMLIPGSAVFTAPNDGNPNWWRWVVGAEWRHPAGPETNIDGRDRDPVVQIGYDDALAYAKWKGRTLPSEEQWELAAATGGADRNVPVGKDGKPRANYYQGSFPVRDMGTDGFTSRAPVACFPADEHGVHDLIGNVWEWTTSKAGGENNVIKGGSFLCAANYCARYRPAARQFQERGLGTDHIGFRLIDTARPAPAAPVPDKG, via the coding sequence ATGCGGAAAGGATCGGTTCTGCTCTCGCTGGTACTGCTCGGCGCGCTTGCCGCGTGCGGCGGGGCGGAGGACGCGAAGGTCGCCGAAGCAAAGGCGCCCGAATGCCCGGCGATGCCGGCACAGGATTATGTCTGGATCCCGGGCGCGACCTTCGCGATGGGCGCCGACGCGCAATTGCCCGAGGAAGGGCCGGCGCGCGATGTCACTGTCGCGGGTTTCTGGATTGCGACGCACGAGGTCACGAACGCCGAGTTCGCCGAATTTGTGAAGGCAACGGGATATAAGACGCTCGCCGAGCAGGATCCGCCGAAACTGCCGGGCGCTCCGCCCGAGATGCTGATCCCCGGGTCGGCGGTGTTCACCGCGCCGAACGACGGCAATCCGAACTGGTGGCGCTGGGTCGTCGGCGCTGAGTGGCGACATCCGGCGGGGCCCGAGACGAACATCGACGGACGCGACCGCGATCCGGTGGTGCAAATCGGCTATGATGATGCACTCGCCTACGCCAAGTGGAAGGGCAGAACGCTGCCGAGCGAGGAGCAATGGGAGCTAGCCGCGGCGACCGGCGGAGCCGATCGTAACGTTCCGGTCGGCAAGGACGGCAAACCCCGCGCCAACTATTATCAGGGCAGCTTCCCGGTCCGCGACATGGGCACCGACGGCTTTACCAGCCGTGCGCCGGTCGCCTGCTTTCCCGCCGACGAGCATGGCGTCCACGATTTGATCGGCAATGTATGGGAATGGACGACGAGCAAGGCGGGCGGTGAGAATAATGTCATCAAGGGCGGCAGCTTTCTGTGCGCAGCCAATTATTGCGCGCGCTATCGTCCTGCGGCGCGCCAGTTCCAGGAACGAGGCCTAGGCACCGACCATATCGGGTTTCGCCTGATCGACACGGCGCGCCCGGCGCCGGCGGCGCCAGTGCCAGACAAGGGCTGA
- a CDS encoding TetR/AcrR family transcriptional regulator: protein MATGLGKSNAQKVEADRVDGRRERGRSSHKRIVEAMMELIVAGDLSPSAARVAEEAGIGLRTVFRHFDDMDALYSEITGMITERVMPIVMAPYPDQPWRANVRELVRRRVRVFETTLPFRLAANIKRYQSPFLMGQYSRVVMLERELILRLLPGSVLTDRIAVEALCAALSFHTWRTLRHDQSLSAEEAGTVMGQMVEAIMATIAEDA, encoded by the coding sequence ATGGCGACAGGGTTAGGGAAATCGAACGCGCAAAAGGTCGAGGCCGATCGGGTCGACGGCCGGCGCGAGCGTGGGCGGTCGAGCCACAAGCGCATTGTCGAGGCGATGATGGAGTTGATCGTTGCCGGCGACCTGTCGCCGAGCGCGGCGCGCGTCGCCGAAGAAGCGGGCATCGGCCTGCGCACCGTATTCCGGCATTTCGACGATATGGATGCGCTCTATTCCGAGATTACCGGAATGATAACCGAGCGCGTGATGCCGATCGTCATGGCGCCCTATCCCGACCAGCCCTGGCGCGCCAATGTCCGCGAACTCGTTCGGCGTCGCGTCCGGGTGTTCGAGACGACCCTGCCCTTCCGGCTCGCCGCCAATATCAAACGCTATCAGTCGCCCTTCCTGATGGGCCAGTACAGCCGGGTCGTTATGCTCGAACGCGAACTCATCCTGCGCCTGCTTCCGGGTTCGGTGCTTACCGATCGGATCGCAGTCGAGGCGCTATGTGCTGCGCTGTCGTTCCACACGTGGCGCACGCTGCGCCACGATCAGAGCCTGTCCGCCGAAGAAGCCGGAACGGTGATGGGCCAGATGGTCGAGGCGATAATGGCGACGATCGCCGAAGACGCCTGA
- a CDS encoding sulfatase-like hydrolase/transferase: protein MKKKWVALGVLALAGAGGYWAFEANKYRIPGILQDWRDPVQPNRVVAWQQGPAKAADGKPPPNIILIVADDLGYNDISLNGGGVADGVVKTPNIDALAHEGVNFTTAYAANATCSPSRAAMMTGRYPTRFGFEYTAVPVEFAENLAHGEGVGPHRAIFHRELITPDIPAYPDMGVPANEVTIAEAVKAAGYHTLHIGKWHLGEAPKLQPQAQGFDESLAILAGAAMFLPEDDPDSINAKLPWDPIDRFIWANLRHAVTFNGSKRFHPKGHMTDYFADEAIKAIEANKNRPFFMYLAFNAPHTPLQATKADYDKFPQIKDHKTRVYGAMIAQLDRRIGDVMAKLKQAGIDDNTLVIFTSDNGGAWYNGMPDLNAPFRGWKATFFEGGIRTPLFMRWPGAIAPGTRRADMTGHLDIFSTIAAAAGAKLPVGRTIDSEDILAGPAKRPAMFWRSGDYRAVRAGDWKLQVTKRPDKARLYNLAVDPTERHDLAASDPQRVATLRAMIEAQNKGMAKPIWPGLIEGPVRIDVPLDAPWKDGQDYIYWTN from the coding sequence ATGAAGAAAAAATGGGTCGCACTCGGCGTGCTGGCTTTGGCAGGGGCTGGCGGATATTGGGCGTTCGAGGCGAATAAATACCGCATCCCGGGCATTCTTCAGGACTGGCGTGACCCCGTGCAGCCGAACCGCGTAGTCGCGTGGCAGCAGGGGCCTGCAAAGGCAGCCGACGGTAAACCTCCGCCGAATATCATCCTGATCGTCGCCGACGACCTTGGGTATAATGATATCAGCCTCAACGGCGGTGGTGTCGCGGACGGCGTGGTCAAGACGCCGAATATCGACGCGCTCGCGCACGAAGGCGTCAATTTTACCACCGCCTACGCCGCGAATGCGACCTGTTCGCCGTCGCGTGCCGCGATGATGACGGGGCGTTATCCGACGCGCTTCGGTTTTGAATATACCGCCGTGCCGGTCGAATTCGCCGAAAATCTCGCGCATGGAGAGGGCGTCGGCCCGCACCGCGCTATCTTTCACCGGGAGCTCATCACGCCCGACATTCCCGCCTATCCCGATATGGGCGTCCCCGCGAACGAAGTGACGATCGCCGAAGCGGTTAAGGCGGCAGGCTATCACACGCTCCACATCGGCAAATGGCACCTCGGCGAGGCGCCGAAGCTACAGCCGCAGGCGCAGGGCTTCGACGAAAGCCTTGCGATCCTTGCCGGTGCCGCAATGTTCCTGCCCGAAGACGACCCGGACAGCATCAACGCAAAGCTGCCGTGGGATCCGATCGACCGCTTCATCTGGGCGAACCTGCGCCATGCCGTCACCTTCAACGGCAGCAAGCGTTTCCACCCCAAGGGCCATATGACCGACTATTTTGCCGACGAGGCGATCAAGGCGATCGAGGCGAATAAAAATCGCCCGTTCTTCATGTATCTCGCGTTCAATGCCCCGCACACGCCGTTGCAGGCGACAAAAGCCGACTACGATAAGTTCCCGCAGATCAAGGATCACAAGACGCGCGTCTATGGCGCGATGATCGCGCAGCTCGACCGCCGCATCGGCGACGTGATGGCGAAGCTGAAACAAGCGGGGATTGACGACAATACGCTCGTCATCTTCACCAGCGACAATGGCGGCGCCTGGTACAATGGCATGCCCGACTTGAACGCACCGTTCCGCGGGTGGAAGGCGACCTTCTTCGAAGGCGGTATCCGCACGCCGCTGTTCATGCGCTGGCCGGGCGCGATCGCACCGGGAACGCGGCGCGCCGACATGACCGGTCATCTCGACATCTTCTCGACGATCGCCGCCGCAGCGGGGGCGAAGTTGCCGGTGGGCCGGACGATCGACAGCGAGGATATCCTGGCCGGCCCCGCCAAACGCCCCGCCATGTTCTGGCGTTCGGGCGATTACCGCGCCGTGCGCGCGGGTGACTGGAAGCTGCAGGTGACGAAACGCCCCGACAAGGCCCGCCTCTATAACCTCGCGGTCGACCCGACCGAGCGCCACGATCTCGCAGCAAGCGATCCGCAGCGCGTCGCCACGCTCCGCGCGATGATCGAGGCACAGAACAAGGGTATGGCAAAGCCGATCTGGCCCGGTCTCATCGAAGGACCGGTGCGTATCGACGTCCCGCTCGACGCGCCCTGGAAGGACGGGCAGGACTATATCTACTGGACGAACTGA
- a CDS encoding Lrp/AsnC family transcriptional regulator: MPHSGVNLDETDEKLLTLLRDDARQTIAQLAKELGLSRGAIYSRLARLEEEKVVAGYTVRLGNAFAASRVRAHMMIKTLPRFHREVEQALASFALVQAIHAISGEYDIIAMLEAEDGAQLNELIDEIGLLEGVERTTTSVILATKVER; this comes from the coding sequence ATGCCGCACTCGGGCGTCAACCTCGACGAGACCGACGAAAAACTGCTCACCCTGCTGCGCGACGATGCGCGGCAAACGATCGCACAGCTCGCCAAGGAGCTCGGCCTGTCGCGCGGGGCGATCTATTCGCGGCTCGCGCGGCTGGAGGAAGAGAAGGTCGTTGCGGGCTATACGGTAAGGCTTGGCAACGCCTTTGCCGCGAGCCGCGTGCGCGCGCATATGATGATCAAGACCCTGCCGCGCTTTCACCGCGAAGTCGAACAGGCGCTCGCAAGCTTTGCGCTGGTGCAGGCGATCCACGCGATCAGCGGCGAATATGACATCATCGCGATGTTGGAGGCCGAGGATGGCGCACAGCTCAACGAGTTGATCGACGAGATCGGCCTTCTCGAAGGAGTCGAGCGCACGACAACGTCGGTTATCCTAGCAACAAAAGTTGAACGCTAA
- a CDS encoding isoaspartyl peptidase/L-asparaginase, with translation MLRIMMRGIWLLIAATGLALTPAAAKEAKEKPYEHYVYGKLNTPTPGPVSGGLLLMGGGDRNIDAMKWFFGKAGNGHIVVISASYGKEIGEEFFHDIGGIQSTEIFVFHARSQATNKKILDRLKKADGIFIAGGDQARYVRYWRGTPVGDILNAHVAAGKPLAGTSAGLAIQGEKLYGAMDDGSIRSPEALADPFGPANTIEGDFLHFALLKGVVTDTHFKERERLGRLFAFVAKAQVGRPADQPAMLGLGVDESAALAVEPNGSARIYATEPDGYAWVVDGAGLRGLSQRGPLDAPRVKVTGVGPGSVLHLPSGQVDAPVFVRNYAVRAGEIVEAPRWSLAIHGGAGVIERKTLSPEKEKAYRAGLDEALRTGGAVLDKGGAALDAVAAAVRVLEDNPLFNAGRGAVFTAEGKNELDAAIMDGKTLKAGAVAGVTRTRHPIDLARAVMDKSPHVMLARDGADRFSIERGLEQVDPSWFRTEERWQGLLRWREKQVSAIDPTHLFGTVGAVALDAEGNLAAATSTGGMTGKRWGRIGDSPIIGAGTYAKNGQCAVSATGSGEYFIRESAARQVCDRVAWKGESLKDAAQGTIDAVGAIGGDGGLIAMGPDGRPAFAINDLGMYRGRMSAGGTPQIAIFADEKLAD, from the coding sequence ATGCTGCGGATTATGATGCGGGGAATTTGGCTTCTGATTGCCGCGACGGGGCTTGCGCTCACGCCCGCCGCAGCGAAGGAAGCCAAGGAAAAGCCCTATGAACATTATGTCTATGGCAAGTTGAACACGCCGACGCCGGGCCCGGTGTCGGGGGGCCTGCTGCTGATGGGCGGCGGGGACCGCAACATTGATGCGATGAAATGGTTCTTCGGCAAAGCCGGGAACGGCCATATCGTCGTGATCAGCGCGTCCTATGGCAAAGAGATCGGCGAGGAATTTTTCCACGACATTGGCGGCATCCAGTCGACCGAAATCTTTGTCTTCCACGCCCGATCGCAAGCGACGAACAAGAAGATCCTCGACCGGCTGAAGAAGGCCGACGGCATCTTCATCGCGGGGGGCGATCAGGCCCGTTACGTTCGTTATTGGCGCGGCACGCCGGTGGGCGATATCCTCAACGCGCATGTGGCGGCGGGTAAGCCGCTCGCGGGAACCAGCGCCGGGCTGGCGATCCAGGGCGAGAAGCTTTACGGCGCGATGGACGACGGAAGCATCCGTAGCCCCGAAGCGCTCGCCGATCCGTTCGGCCCTGCGAACACGATCGAGGGCGATTTCCTGCATTTCGCCCTGCTGAAGGGCGTCGTCACCGATACGCATTTCAAGGAACGCGAACGGCTCGGCCGCCTGTTCGCCTTCGTCGCCAAGGCACAGGTCGGACGCCCGGCGGACCAGCCCGCGATGCTGGGCCTTGGCGTCGACGAGAGCGCGGCACTCGCAGTCGAACCCAACGGCAGCGCGCGTATCTATGCAACCGAGCCCGACGGCTATGCCTGGGTGGTCGACGGAGCAGGGCTGCGCGGCCTGTCGCAGCGCGGGCCGCTCGATGCCCCTCGCGTCAAGGTGACGGGAGTCGGCCCCGGGTCGGTACTCCACCTGCCCTCGGGGCAAGTCGATGCGCCGGTGTTCGTGCGCAACTATGCCGTGCGCGCCGGCGAGATCGTCGAGGCGCCGCGCTGGTCGCTTGCGATTCATGGCGGTGCCGGGGTGATCGAGCGAAAGACGCTCTCGCCCGAAAAAGAGAAGGCGTATCGCGCCGGGCTCGACGAGGCGCTGCGCACCGGTGGCGCGGTGCTCGACAAGGGTGGTGCGGCGCTCGATGCGGTCGCCGCGGCGGTGCGTGTGCTCGAGGATAATCCGTTGTTCAATGCAGGGCGCGGCGCGGTATTCACTGCCGAGGGCAAGAATGAGCTGGATGCCGCGATCATGGACGGCAAGACGCTGAAAGCCGGCGCGGTCGCGGGCGTGACGCGCACGCGGCATCCGATCGATCTGGCGCGCGCGGTGATGGACAAGAGCCCGCACGTGATGCTGGCGCGCGATGGCGCCGACCGTTTCTCGATCGAGCGCGGGCTCGAACAAGTCGATCCGAGCTGGTTTCGCACCGAGGAACGCTGGCAGGGGCTGCTGCGCTGGCGCGAGAAGCAAGTGTCAGCGATCGATCCGACGCATCTTTTCGGCACCGTTGGCGCGGTCGCGCTCGACGCCGAAGGAAATTTGGCGGCCGCGACCTCGACCGGCGGGATGACAGGCAAACGCTGGGGCCGCATAGGCGACTCGCCGATAATCGGCGCCGGCACCTATGCCAAGAATGGGCAATGCGCCGTGTCGGCGACCGGATCGGGCGAATATTTCATTCGCGAGAGCGCCGCGCGGCAGGTGTGCGACCGCGTCGCGTGGAAGGGCGAAAGCCTGAAGGACGCCGCACAGGGCACGATCGATGCGGTCGGCGCGATCGGCGGCGACGGCGGGCTGATCGCGATGGGCCCCGATGGGCGCCCCGCCTTTGCCATCAACGACCTTGGCATGTATCGAGGGCGGATGAGCGCCGGGGGGACACCACAGATCGCGATCTTTGCCGACGAGAAGCTGGCCGACTGA